In Asticcacaulis sp. SL142, the sequence ACCCCAGCCCTCTCCCCGCAGGCGGGGAGAGGGAGCGTATGCGTACCGGCGGACAAATCTTGGTTGATCAGTTGAAGATCAACGGCGTGGAGCGCATCACCTGCGTGCCGGGGGAATCCTATCTGGCCGCCCTTGATGCCATGTACGATGCTGATATCGACGTGCTGATCTGCCGCAACGAAGGCGGGGCGGCGATGATGGCCGAAGCCTATGGCAAGCTTACGGGTAAGCCCGGCATCTGTTTTGTGACGCGTGGGCCCGGGGCGACCAATGCCGCCCACGGCGTCCATATTGCGCAGCATGATGGCACGCCGATGATCCTGTTTGTCGGGCAGGTCGAGCGCGCCTTTCTAGGGCGCGGGGCGTTTCAGGAGTTGGACTATGTGCGCGCTTTTGAAGGTATCGCCAAATGGGTCGTGGAGATTTCCGATCCCAGGCGCATCCCGGAAATGGTCGCCCGTGCCTTTCGCGAGGCCCTGCAGGGCCGTCCGGGGCCGGTGGTAGTGTCCTTGCCCGAAGACATTCTGACCGAAATGGCCGAGGTGGCGGATGCCCCGCCTGTTGAGCCGGTGGATGCCGCGCCATCGGTCGCGGATATGCAGGCCTTTGCCGATCTGTTGGACGGTGCGGAAAATCCGCTGATCATCCTGGGCGGATCGCGCTGGACGGTCGAAGGGTGTGCTGCGGTGGCTGAGTTTGCGAGAGCTTTTGATGTGCCGGTGGCGACCGAGTTTCGCCGCACGTCGCTATTTCCGGCTCACCATCCTGGCTATGCCGGTGATCTGGGCTTTGGGCAAAATCCGAAGCTGTCGCAACGGATCAAGGACGCAGACCTGCTGATCCTGCTGGGCGCGCGGATGGCCGAGGTGCCGTCCAATGGTTATACCCTGATCGATGCGCCCAAACCCCGTCAAAAACTGGTGCATGTTTTCCCCGATGCCGCAGAGATTGGGCGGGTTTATCAGCCGACACTTGGCATCGTCAGCGCGCCGGATCAGTTTGCGAAAGCCTTGACCGCGTTAGGCCCCTCACTGGATCATCAGGGCGGGGGAAGGGCGGCGGTTGCCCATGCCGATTGGCAGGGCTGGACCACGACACCCGCTCAGATCCCCGGTGCGTTTCAGTATGGTGAGGTCATGGTCTGGCTGCGGGAAAACCTGCCGCCGGAGACGGTCATCACCAATGGCGCGGGTAACTATGCGATCTGGGTGCATCGCTATTGGAGGCATGACAAACCGTTCACGCAGGTTGCCCCCACATCAGGCAGTGTTGGCTATTCGGTGCCCGCGGGCATTATGGCCAAGCGCCAGTGCCCGGATGTGCCGGTAGTGACCTTTGCCGGTGACGGCTGCTTTCTGATGAACGGCAATGAATTCGCAACGGCCGTGCAATACGATATCCCCGTCATTATCATCGTCATAGACAATGGCATGTGGGGCACCATCCGCATGCATCAGGAGCGGGAATATCCGCACCGGCCGATCGGGACAGACCTGAAAAACCCGGACTTCGCGGCCTATGCCCGCGCCTTTGGCGGCCATGGTGAAGCCGTGCGCACGACGGCAGAGTTCGCTCCGGCCTTTAAGCGGGCGCAGGCGTCCGGAAAACCGGCCATCATTCACTGTTTCATCGATCCGCAGGCCATTACACCGGCTAAGACCTTGCAACAGGTTTCCGAAGGAGGTTAAGTTGGCATGGAGAGGGCCCCATGACCGACGCGCTGAAACTGGATGAGACGGACCGAAAGCTGCTGGCCATGCTGCGTGAAGATTCGCGCCACGGCATCTCGCATCTGGCCAAGGAACTCGATATCCCCCGCACTCAGGTCTATACGCGGCTGGAGCGCTTTGAAACCGACGGCATTATTGCCGGCTATACGGTCAGGTTAGGGGCGGCCTTTTCCAAGGCCCGCATGCGCGCCCATGTCATGATCAAATGCCTGCCGAAATTTAACGCTCAGGTGGCGGTCGAACTGGCTGAAATTTCAGAAATAAGCGCCATCCACGCCATCAGCGGCGTCTATGATGTCATCGTTATGGTTGAGGCGGCGGACAGTGTCGAACTGAATGATTTGCTGGACCGTATCGGCGCGTTGGAGGGGGTTGAGCGGACCACGACCTCGGTGATACTGGCGACCAAGCTGGAGCGATAAAACCGTTGCGCCTGCAATCGGTTATATGCCACGGTTAAGGATTGAAGTGTCGGGAGTCGTTCGTGAAAAACAAGTTTGCGCTGTTTGTGGTGGCGTCCATGGTTCTGGGCGTCGGGGTTGGTTATTACTGCAATCAGTATCTGGGCGAGGCCGATACCGCCACAGCGCTTGAGACCTTCAAGACCATCACCGACATTTTCCTGCGCCTGATCAAGATGATCATCGCCCCGTTAGTGCTGACGACGCTGGTGGCCGGGATTGGCCACATGGAAGACGCCGCCGCCGTCGGGCGCATCGGTGCCAAGACCATGGCCTGGTTCTTAGGGGCCTCAGTCGTGTCGCTGGTCATGGGGATACTCATGGTCGAATGGCTTCAGCCGGGGGCGGAAATGGCCCAGATGGCCGCCGCCGCCGGTGAGGGCCTGACAGCGCCTACGGCCACGACTTTCAGCGTTTCCGGCTTTATCTCTCATCTGGTGCCGTCGTCGATCATCGATGCCATGGCCAGGAACGAGATTTTGCAGATCGTGGTGTTTGCGGTCTTTGTCGGCACGGCGGTCAGCATGCTCGACAACAAGGCCCCGCAGATCATGCATCTGGTTGAGCAGATGGCCGAGATTATGCTGAAAGTGACCGAACTGGTCATGAAGTTTGCCCCGTTTGCGATTTTTGCGTCCCTTGCCGCGACCGTGACGAAACAGGGCCTGCCGGTGCTTGTCACCTATGCCAAGTTTGTCGGCGGGTTCTACCTGTCGCTGGGGATGTTGTGGGGCTTGCTGTTCCTGCTGGCGCTGCTGATCACCGGTAAGGTCGCGTTCCGGCTGTTTGGCAATATCCGCGAAGCCACCCTGTTGTCGTTTTCAACGGCATCAAGTGAGGCAGCATATCCTAAGTTGCTGGAAGCCCTGCCGAAATCAGGTGTGCCGCGCAAGATCGTCTCGTTCGTCCTGCCGCTGGGTTATTCGTTTAACCTCGACGGTTCGATGATGTATTGCACCTTTGCGACCCTTTTCATCATGCAGGCCCACGGCGTGCAGTTGTCGGTGCAGCAGATCATCGCCATGCTGTTTTTGTTGCTGATAACGTCCAAAGGTATCGCCGGTGTGCCGCGCGCGTCATTGGTGGTCATCATGGCGACCCTGACCTATTTCGGCTATCCCGAAGCGTGGATCGGGTTGGTGCTGGCGGTCGATCACCTGCTTGATATGGGCCGTTCCGCCACCAATGTCGTCGGCAATACGGTCGCCTCCGCCGTTGTGGCTAAATGGGAAGGGCAGCTTGATAAGGACGAGGTGCCGGCGCCTGAGAAGGTTTAGGCACTGCCTGATCAGGTTACTTCAACACCTCATCGGCATAGATGGCGGTGGCGGCAGATTTGGTCGCGGAAACCAAACCGCGATACATGCCCAGATCATTAATCCCGAAGGCAGGCTCACCGGCGGCGTCCATGGCGATCAGACCGCCGTCGCCGCCGATGGCACCGACCGACATGATGGTATCTTGGGCGGCCGAAGCGATGTCCTGACGGTTCCAGGCCACGCGATCACAAACCTGACGGGCGGCACTATCACGGATGAAATATTCGCCTGATCCGGTGGCCGATACCGCGTACGCGCCGTTTTTGGCATAGGTGCCCGCACCTATGATCGGCGAATCCCCGATACGGCCCCATTTCTTACCGGTCAGGCCGCCGGTTGAGGTCGCCGCCGCCAGATTGCCGTTTTGATCCAGCGCCACGGCCCCAACGGTTCCAAATTTGTGCGTGTTATCAACAGCGGCCATGTTTTTCTGTTTCCAGGCCTTAAGCTGATCCCAGCGTTCCTGCGTGAAGAAATATTTCGGATCGACCTGCTCAAGTCCCTGTTCGACCGAAAATCTATCCGCCCCATCGCGCGCCAGCATGACCCGGCCTGATTTTTCCATGACACGGCGGGCCAGAGTAATCGGGTTCTTGGTGCGGGTCACACCGGCCACGGCTCCGGCTTTTT encodes:
- a CDS encoding thiamine pyrophosphate-binding protein; the protein is MKNAPHPSPLPAGGERERMRTGGQILVDQLKINGVERITCVPGESYLAALDAMYDADIDVLICRNEGGAAMMAEAYGKLTGKPGICFVTRGPGATNAAHGVHIAQHDGTPMILFVGQVERAFLGRGAFQELDYVRAFEGIAKWVVEISDPRRIPEMVARAFREALQGRPGPVVVSLPEDILTEMAEVADAPPVEPVDAAPSVADMQAFADLLDGAENPLIILGGSRWTVEGCAAVAEFARAFDVPVATEFRRTSLFPAHHPGYAGDLGFGQNPKLSQRIKDADLLILLGARMAEVPSNGYTLIDAPKPRQKLVHVFPDAAEIGRVYQPTLGIVSAPDQFAKALTALGPSLDHQGGGRAAVAHADWQGWTTTPAQIPGAFQYGEVMVWLRENLPPETVITNGAGNYAIWVHRYWRHDKPFTQVAPTSGSVGYSVPAGIMAKRQCPDVPVVTFAGDGCFLMNGNEFATAVQYDIPVIIIVIDNGMWGTIRMHQEREYPHRPIGTDLKNPDFAAYARAFGGHGEAVRTTAEFAPAFKRAQASGKPAIIHCFIDPQAITPAKTLQQVSEGG
- a CDS encoding Lrp/AsnC family transcriptional regulator gives rise to the protein MTDALKLDETDRKLLAMLREDSRHGISHLAKELDIPRTQVYTRLERFETDGIIAGYTVRLGAAFSKARMRAHVMIKCLPKFNAQVAVELAEISEISAIHAISGVYDVIVMVEAADSVELNDLLDRIGALEGVERTTTSVILATKLER
- a CDS encoding dicarboxylate/amino acid:cation symporter, with the protein product MKNKFALFVVASMVLGVGVGYYCNQYLGEADTATALETFKTITDIFLRLIKMIIAPLVLTTLVAGIGHMEDAAAVGRIGAKTMAWFLGASVVSLVMGILMVEWLQPGAEMAQMAAAAGEGLTAPTATTFSVSGFISHLVPSSIIDAMARNEILQIVVFAVFVGTAVSMLDNKAPQIMHLVEQMAEIMLKVTELVMKFAPFAIFASLAATVTKQGLPVLVTYAKFVGGFYLSLGMLWGLLFLLALLITGKVAFRLFGNIREATLLSFSTASSEAAYPKLLEALPKSGVPRKIVSFVLPLGYSFNLDGSMMYCTFATLFIMQAHGVQLSVQQIIAMLFLLLITSKGIAGVPRASLVVIMATLTYFGYPEAWIGLVLAVDHLLDMGRSATNVVGNTVASAVVAKWEGQLDKDEVPAPEKV